In Brassica napus cultivar Da-Ae chromosome A3, Da-Ae, whole genome shotgun sequence, the sequence aatccaatatgggtttaagaggaatcatggagattagtgagtaatcaccttttgaattcatgggttagggagattaagggtgattaggttagttctaggatgttttagtgtagatcattcttgttccttgctagtagagtattcataatgcatcttctgagttggccactcaaaagttgatcaataggcatttcccacccaaaaggtgtttgatgaaatgcctgagacaactctcctaggcttttagtatactttgccaaagacatttgttgttaaagatgctaagatagctaatagacttgttagtaatgattgcttttatattattcaaccaaagacatttgatgtttgagatatgttagcaaatgagaattcatctagacatagagcttgcttagaattgtgtctaggcttaaggttgatagtttgattgatcatttgccatccttagttcgatacttgatcacccaaggtctaatccctatgcccatgagttctcttttcccttagtcaagaaagtatcattctgttattgctttctagtttagtagtagtttaaaacccatctaaatcattggttgcacttagattaagtgagtacttgcattctcagtgctttgatatccctcagaactggttcgacaatcatttatactacaacatttgtcttaggagccttgaaaactcctaacatcagatatatactatttattatgtttcatACGACTATGAACATGACAAAGTAAAATGATGAGACAGCCTATTATGTTTCATACGACCATGAACATGACAAAGTAAAATGATGACACACAACaacaatattttagatttttcaaaaaaacaacaacaatattTTAGAtactatacatataaatataagtatataacgTCACACCTAGACTTGTAAGCTACAGgtttaaaccttttttttttgactaagcTACAGGCTTAAACTTGTTGTGTCACTTATCATAAAAATCTGATTCAGGTTTGAAAGTGCGTGTCTGTGTGTGAGTTGTAAACTTCTAAACAAGATTTAACTAAACATATATGTGTAAATGCCATCATTTAAATGGTTCTAGCTTactttaaatttgattaagaacTTAACTCGTACTTAGATACCATCAACGCAACTAACTTTATTGCCAAGATAATGGGGAACACATGAGAgaataaatttagaaaatgttagAAGAGATGAGGGCACTGAGTGAAACCTTGTTTTTGTAGCATACTTGAGTTTATATTCAGATGACCCATCATGCTATGCTTTCTCTTTAGCTTATACCATAGACTTTGCGACaattgagaaaaagacaaaccCAACACAATTTATTTTACTGAAAACTTATcaaactttatttctttaattattttaagcTCCCTCTGTTTTAAAATGATTCATGTTTGTAaagaaaattgtttcaaaatattttaaaatttcaatacttTTTATTAGGTAATAATTGTAAATTCCAAATTGTGAATTTTGAAgaaattaattgtatttattaaaatttaattgaccaaaatttttgagaaatagttaatcacaaaaataatgtatctatattcaaaatttaatatatttttattatttatgaaattttaaaacattcatCATTTGAAATAGAGGAAGCACTACTATATCTTTTTGGTTTGTAATCCATTAATTCATATCATCTACCTTTTGTGTTCCTATAGATTTTACCTTTAAAGTTTTTTGAGCCTTTGACTACCAAATCCTTTTAGAGTTGTAATAATTATCATTGACCAATTGTGTTTGTATTAATTGTCTTAATTCACAAAGACGATACTTTTTCCGTTTCAAAAAGAGTGTCATTTagatacttttcacacatattaaaaaaaaattaaaatgtatttatgttttcatacaACTAGTTaaccaataatatttgagataaacaaatttatttataagatcaatgcattttacaattaatatttggTTAAAATTGATTATAAATTGTATCTGCTATTAAAATTGTAGAATAACACTTTTTATGTAACAAAGAAAAATACTAAAGTGACACTTATTCAAAAACATAATGAATATGATGTAAAGCTTAGAGTAGGGGTTAGCTTAGGGACAAGGTCAAGCAATGAACATCGATGGATTTATGAGAGATTCACTTTTGTGTCAATAGGACGTTTCTTATAGATTTAGGCCCTGTTCTTTAAGGTGTCGCTGCGTCAGCGGCGAGCGACTGAAATTGAACATTAATGACGGCAAATAATAGAATGAAAAACTGAAAAGGTGTCGCTGCGGTTAATTTATTAGGAGTTTCCGGTGTTGTTTGTATCGCTGAAAAAATCAGCGATCATCGGAATAGTGTTGTAATCAAACACGGGTGTCGCTGCGACATATCCGCCACAAACTTAAGCTTCAAGTAGCGTAAAATTTGGGCGTATTTTAAAAGCTGGTCGCTGACGCAGCGTTCCGTTGCCGAACATGGCCTTAATGGATTTATCAGTTAATATAAGAGATTAGGTTGAAAAACTAGCAACTACACACAAAAGCGAGGAGCTAAAAGTTACATGTTGTTCAAGAGATTCGTCAACACACTGGAAAACAAGTTGAAACCTCTATTCCTTAGTTCGAATAAGTATTACTAAGGATAGTCATAGGGTTGGttcatgcaaaaaaatattgaaacgaACAGAATTCACAAATAAAACCCCAGAAAGGAATAGAAAGATAACGGATCAAATATCTCAACTAATAGATAGTTTATTGGACGTGATACGCTTTGGCAGGTGTGGATGAACCTCCACATTTTGAGATTTGGTTGGTTAGATGGGTCAAATGTGAACGCATCATTGGTGCTTCAGATTTAGTGTACAAACGTCTGTAGCTCCCGAAAACATGTTTGTGATCCACTCTACCCAAATAAGATATGTGAAACTCCATCCAAAGCCACATACTTCTTTTGAAAGATTAAAAGACTACAGCTTTAACGAAGTCTTGTTCTCTGGTTTGGCACTGGACCAATTACTTAATGAACTGGGAATATGTAGTTACTATTTACTGCCAATGACAATAGTTTTTTCGTCCCAATTGACCATATGCTTAGTTATCCCCAGCCCAACGGCAAATTCAGTGTAATTTTTACACAACCTATGAAATCCAATTctaaaaaatcacattattttagatcatttctaatgaattattttattaatttctttaaaatagaaataattttataatagaactgaacaaaaaataattattctgtTTATGGAATAAACTTATTTTTACTCTACTGTATAGTGAAAAACATATTAAAGTCGGAGATGACCTTAATATAACACTATAGTACAAAACTAAATATGGTACAATACTATTCACaacaataaatattgtttacttaattttatttataaaatattagataaataaatattaataggaagataaataaatataaaataaaaaatagatatattacatatattgaaattgttttaattattttaatatatgttacaatagaaaaatatttgagtgTGATATAACTTTTGTGCAATATAGTTACATTATAAGATTtatgtgttatatatattaaataataatgaaattttataatttaatatagaaaaaataaaatacagttTTAGTGTAAAATTTAGTATTGTAAtcggaaaattaaaattttagtgctaaaattataataaatagtgtgatttttacataaaaatagtgtTAAGGATTGGAGACATCTACAATGAGTTACTTTCTAAGAATTTGTGGGAAATTTAGctgttacatttttattttattttatcaaagttgttatATTTCATTATGTTGAAAAAATAGACCATATAAAGTGTTGATTTAACAAACAAGTAAAGACCATCTatcaaaaaaagagaaataaagcAAAGAGACCACATTATGATTTGAGTTTTATAGAAAACATCAAAAAGGAGAgagacctctctctctctctagtctctaccTACTCATCATCTTCACCGTACCCTTTCTTCGATCTATGCTTCTTCTCTCCATAGATTCCCACTGTTACGATTCCCTCCAAAGGCTATAATGCGCAACCCTAGATTTGCTAGTTAACACTTCCCAAAGATCTCTCTTACCTTTTTTGCTGTAtcactttcttcttttgtatagCTCAGACGAAAAGCTCGAGACTTTGAGCTAACCCAGACCAAAGCTCGAGGCTTTAAGCTAACCCAGAAGAAAAGCTCGAGACTTTAAGCTTCCAACAACTCATGGGGAACTGCTGCAGATCCCCCGCCGCTGTGGCCAGAGAAGACGTCAAATCCAACTACTCCAGCAACGATCACCGCCGCAAAGACGCCGCCGGCGGGAAGAAACCGGCGCCGATTCGAGTCCTCGGCGACGTCCCCAAGGAGAACATCGAGGACCGTTACCTACTCGACAGAGAGCTCGGGCGCGGCGAGTTCGGCGTCACGTACCTCTGCATCGTGAGATCCACGCGCGACCTGCTCGCCTGCAAGTCCATTTCCAAGAGGAAGCTCAGGACCGAGGTGGACGTCGAGGACGTGAAGAGGGAGGTGGCGATTATGCAGCATTTGCCTGAGAGCTCGAGCATTGTCACTCTGAAGGAGGCTTGTGAGGACGACAACGCTGTGCATTTGGTGATGGAGCTGTGTGAGGGCGGCGAGCTTTTCGATAGGATTGTGGCTAGAGGGCATTACACGGAGCGGGCCGCGGCGGGGGTCACGAAGACGATCATGGAGGTTGTGCAGCTTTGCCATAAGCACGGTGTTATTCATAGAGATTTGAAGCCGGAGAATTTCTTGTTTGCTAACAAGAAGGAGAACTCGCCGTTGAAAGCTATTGACTTTGGATTGTCTATCTTCTTCAAGCCAGGTAGTGTCACTGATGTTGAGTCTTGCTTTGAAAGTAGTCGATTCTGAAACCAATTAGTTTCATAGTTATAGAGCTTTTTGATGTTTCTTGATTGGTACTATAGATGGAACTTGGCTAGTTTAGTTGTCGTTGAAGCTATTATCTTACAATGGTTACACATATTTGTCAGGTGAGAAGTTCTCGGAGATAGTTGGGAGTCCATATTACATGGCACCTGAGGTGCTAAAGAGGAGCTATGGACCAGAAATAGATATTTGGAGTGCTGGAGTCATTCTTTATATTCTCCTCTGTGGAGTTCCTCCTTTCTGGGCAGGTaccttcctctcttctcttttctccTCTTCCTAACCATTTgcttattgatttttttttcaaccacAGAGTCGGAACAGGGAGTTGCTCAGGCTATTTTACGAGGGATAATTGATTTTAAGAGGGAACCGTGGCCAAACATTTCAGAGACTGCTAAGAGTCTTGTCAGACAAATGCTAGAGCCTGATCCAAAGCGCCGGCTAACTGCAAAGCAAGTGCTTGGTACATAGACTCCACCTTTGCCTCTGCTCTCTTACTCTCTTCATCTGTTTCAGAGATTGTTTATGCTTATTCCTTATTTTGTAGAGCACCCATGGATTCAGAACGCCAAGAAAGCTCCAAATGTCCCTCTTGGAGATGTTGTCAAGTCCAGACTAAAGCAGTTCTCAGTGATGAACAGATTCAAGAGAAAAGCTTTGAGGGTCTGTTATTCAGAAAGCTCATTTTGCATTAGTAGCTTCTTAGACCACACTTATCTTAACTTGCCTTGAATCAATCTAGGTTATTGCTGAATTTTTATCTACTCAAGAAGTAGAAGACATCAAGGAGATGTTCAACAAGATGGATACTGACAAAGATGGTATTGTTACCATCGAGGAGTTGAAAGCTGGACTTCGCGATTTTGGTACACAGCTAGCTGAATCAGAAGTTCAGATGCTTATTGAAGCGGTGCACATATTCTCTTCCCTTACATCACCATATGACACCTAACACAATATCTTAGTTCACTAAATTCAATTTTGTATAATAATAGGTGGATACTAAAGGGAAAGGAACACTAGACTATGGCGAGTTTGTTGCAGTCTCTCTCCACCTGCAGAAGGTAGCAAACGATGAGCATCTCCGCAAAGCGTTCTCTTACTTTGACAAGGATGGAAATGGTTACATTCTCCCCCAAGAGCTTTGTGAAGCCTTAAAGGAAGATGGAGGAGATGACTGTGTGGATGTTGCTAATGATATATTCCAAGAAGTTGACACTGATAAGGTAAGCGGTCCCTTAGAGCTATAGTTGGTGTAAAGAGTTCACTTATCACTTCGTTAGATAGAACACCTTTAGAGCTATAGTTAGTGTTGAAGACGTTTTTTTCTAGTGGTTATGTTTGACATGGATGATTGACATTAGGATGGGAGAATAAGCTACGAAGAGTTTGCAGCAATGATGAAAACAGGAACTGATTGGAGAAAGGTATCTCGTCATTACTCGAGAGGGAGGTTCAATAGCCTAAGCATCAAGCTAATGAAGGACGGATCATTGAACCTAGGCAATGAATAATAGCAAACAAAGTGAGTAAGCTGCACTAAGATTTTGTTAGAGTTTGTTTCTCACGTCACGTCCCTCCACGTCAAATATTAAGCTAAGTGAAGACAAACAGCTTGGGACTCGGaatcaatcttcttctttttttgtaaatctttcgttttttaattttctattttttggtgatttgtgctATCTGTGTCTTTATTGGTTTTGTGGGATGTGAGTTATGTTTGTTGTTGTAGAAAGGGTCAAAGACATGAAAATCAATGATTGATGTGTAGAAGAGAACCTACGACCTTTCTGTAATGTTAATGAATCATTTCACAACTCTCGTCTATATGCTGAACACTGGTCAATCAAATTACTCCACGTATGTTTTGATGACATAAGCGCATTTCCATCTCCGctccatttttttctctaaaatagaataacttaACTTCATATCTCACTTCATAAtaaaatttactccataaatagaGTAATTTATTTTTCGTTTATTCATTACTTCATTATGGAGTGGGAAATGGAGTAGGGTTAGAgtaattttactttattttcactactctattttaaaggaaaaaatagagttttacattggagatgctctaagaccatctccaacccaaacctattttttctctataattcTTACAAAATTATAGTAACTCTATTATTCCTACAAAAATAGATTAACTCTATTATAGGTTAAGTTCTATTCCAATGATTTacttttttactctattatagagaaaaaaatagaatatttcaCTTTTttcactccaaatatagagtaaaaagtAAACCATGAGAGCAAAATTTATCCTATAATATAGTTACTCTATTTCTGTGGGAATTTTAGAGGAAAAATTAGGTTTGAGTTTTAGATGCCCTAAGTTACTTAAATCCAAAAAATAGgtattttatattctaagtaTTATTTGTGCAAAGTTATTTATGAACTAATTGTTAACTACACAAAACTGGGTTGAAAAGAACTTTGAGTTGAAAGAACTAATCTTTGCTTGATTATCTAgctctctaatcatgtttaGCCTTGAATCATTCATGGCTAGAGTTTtcaatgctattttagtcatgatcatactaaaatagatctctaggcatttccTGCCCACAAGGTGTATGTTGAAATGTCTtaaccaactcttcaatgcttttagcttgctttacctaagagattagttgctaaaggagttaagattgctattagacttgttctccatgtttgatttagtaacattcaacctaagagattagatgcttgagttgctttatcaaaagaacattcatctaaGGATAAagcttgtttagcttagtgtctaggcataaggaaagtgtttgattgatagctTGCCACCTCTAGATTGGATCTAcatcacccaagatcaaatgcctagccccatgagtcctcttacttcatattgagaaagaaagatcattactttattgcattagcttattagttcttagttcataccatctttaaaaccggattgcacttagcttaagcatgaacttgcattccctttgctttagaatcacctaggattggttcgacaatcttttatactataaCATTTGCTTTAGGAGCTttgaaaactcctaatatcaaattggcgccgttgccggggaactAGTAGATTTATCATTAGGATTTCAATCTTTCTTGAGACTTAGCTTTATTTTCttgctttgtttttcttttgtatagTTACTAACCTTTACTTCTAGCTTTTGTTCTTGAGTGATGGCTTCAAGCTGTTTTGagaagccacaagaagaagaagatcacatCGAAGATGAGCCATATGTGTATGTGGAGCCACCACCTTTTGATGCAAGTATACTCACACCACCACAGCTTTTGACGTTAAATGAGCTTCAGAAGAAGTATCCGAGGTCAGCAAAGACATCCCTAGCACGAAGGATCCGGGTGGAGCTTATTAAGGATCAAGCAGAGCTTGAAGGAAGGGAGGTTACACAGTATGAGTTCAATGTTGCTTATGACCTTAAAGAGGTAATGTATTGGGTTCCACCACCCCAGCTGGAAGGTACAAGAATTTCCACTCTAGAACTTCAACTTGAGGAACTTTGCTTGCCTTGTGGTGAGAATATTGCCCATGACTTTGATTCTCTTGTGCTCATAAATGAATGTCTTGATCTAATATGTGAAACTAGGAAGCTAGATGAGTTGAGAATAGAAAAGCTTGCTAGAGATCATATTGAAGTTTGTTTTGACAAGAATTATCTTTGTGCTTCAATTGATCTTGAGTATGAGTTTTTGATGCTTAATGAACctagacctcttcttgaacTTGCTGATTTAGGGGATGAACTTGATGTGGATATGCTCTTGCTTAGGATAGAAAACCCCCTTGTCAAAAATTATCATGAGAATGTGAGCATTGTGTATTACTTGATtgatggagatagagttgaCTACTTTGTTAAAACCTTGTTTGAGCCTGTAGTTGACTGTGTGTTTCCACCATATGCATTTGATTCTCATGACCATCTGAACCTCAAGGAGCATTTCATAATTCATGTCACATCTTTAGTGAAGCTCTTTGAGGAAAAATCTGTCTATTTTCTATGGATAGTAGTGTGCTCCTTTGCATACTTGGTTCCTTGTTCTTGTAGGAGAAGGACCAAAGGTGCATTGGCTCAACCTTTTGATACCTATGATTAACAAACacacaaagtcaagctagagacttaaaacaagctcacttgggaggaaattCCATGTTTATccattgtatatatttttttatcttctctTTTTAGGTTATTTAATAAGCATGGTTGAGATTTTTCAGGTCAAGTCTTATTTGCCTTGGCTGATGTGAAGCATTGTGACTCTAGACACTTGCCTTCTCCCCTTCAGTCCATGTCCATGGTGAAACAAACCCGAGGCCAAGGGTCCTCTACCACCCAATTCAGCCAATAACTCCAAGTAAGTGTCACTCCAACCttgtatatatttacttttcatgtttatttcTTTCCCTTGGATCGTCTTTGAGCTTACTCTCACACAAGGGACTGTGTgaagtaagtttgggggagagtctactatctcacatcattttctgttttgtttacttgccatgagtctcatgcattgcattgtgaatacttatttgcatagaaaattcataaaaatttgattttttaaaaaaatcttcatgTAGTTTCACTTGATCCATTTGCATctttaggattgagtctagaagcatttagattgcattcatgcattgggagaaaccttgtaaagaacacatgtctagaactcaatttgacatcctagctaaacatatcaagtagcttaagcatctcttgaaaaagcttgtaagcttcgagccttgaaaactcttcttgaaacatgTTGTTTGCTTGATgattgacattgttcttgaaaccaactCCTAATGAACTATGGTttaatgaacttaatctctcttgcatatgggcatttgcatacttgatcatggatattatacacatttgggttatctttctctctttgtaCCAATCTTTGTTAAACCAAATGGCACTTCCATCCCCATTAACCCTCACCATTCTTTGAAACCAACATTAATTTgcttgagtgaggccttttATTGATAGTATGTCATGTGCAAAATTTTGAGAGTATTAGGAGCGACAATGAGTTGTTCTCATCTTTGGCTAGCATTAGGACCTCATTTAGGCTAGCCTCTAGGATGGTTGTTGGGTTTGTGAGCTTAAATTCTTTTGATCTTGGGATAGGGAT encodes:
- the LOC106448334 gene encoding calcium-dependent protein kinase 13-like → MGNCCRSPAAVAREDVKSNYSSNDHRRKDAAGGKKPAPIRVLGDVPKENIEDRYLLDRELGRGEFGVTYLCIVRSTRDLLACKSISKRKLRTEVDVEDVKREVAIMQHLPESSSIVTLKEACEDDNAVHLVMELCEGGELFDRIVARGHYTERAAAGVTKTIMEVVQLCHKHGVIHRDLKPENFLFANKKENSPLKAIDFGLSIFFKPGEKFSEIVGSPYYMAPEVLKRSYGPEIDIWSAGVILYILLCGVPPFWAESEQGVAQAILRGIIDFKREPWPNISETAKSLVRQMLEPDPKRRLTAKQVLEHPWIQNAKKAPNVPLGDVVKSRLKQFSVMNRFKRKALRVIAEFLSTQEVEDIKEMFNKMDTDKDGIVTIEELKAGLRDFGTQLAESEVQMLIEAVDTKGKGTLDYGEFVAVSLHLQKVANDEHLRKAFSYFDKDGNGYILPQELCEALKEDGGDDCVDVANDIFQEVDTDKDGRISYEEFAAMMKTGTDWRKVSRHYSRGRFNSLSIKLMKDGSLNLGNE